In Topomyia yanbarensis strain Yona2022 chromosome 2, ASM3024719v1, whole genome shotgun sequence, one DNA window encodes the following:
- the LOC131682535 gene encoding importin subunit beta isoform X2, with protein sequence MQIVQVLEKTISPDKDELLAAKNFLEQAAASNLPNFLRALSEVLVFPGNSPVARMAAGLQLKNQLTSKDVGVKYQSQERWLSFPEDMREYVKKNIVASLGTESTRPSSAAQCVAYVAVAELPVGQWPNLMQKLVDNVVNDKSTEMEREATLEAIGYICQDINSEILEHQSNQILTAIIHGMRKSEPSNHVRLAATNALLNSLEFTKANFEEAAERNYIMEVVCEATQSTDTQICVAALQCLVKILTLYYQHMEAYMAQALFPITLEAMKSDNEQIALQGIEFWSNVSDEEIDLAIEAQEAMEAGRPPNRVSRHYARGALQYLAPVLMEKLTRQEEFDDEDDWNPSKSAGVCLMLLATCCEDEIVPHVLPFVNNNIKSTNWRFRDAALMVFGSILSGLEVNTLKPLVEQAMPTLIELMYDQSVIVRDTCAWTFGRICEVIPEAAINEQYLEPLLKALLNGLKAEPRVATNVCWAFTGLSEAAYDAANVDEDPPQTYCLSHYFDFIINSLLETTDRPDGAQANLRSSAYEALMEMIKNSPQDCYVSVQKTTMVILERLNQVLQMESHISTHNDRHQFNDLQSLLCATLQSVLRKVDAKDAPQISDAIMTALLTMFSSSSGKVGGVQEDALMAVSTLVDLLGEQFIKYMDAFREYLYMGLKNHQEYQVCCTAVGLAGDICRGLKNKILPYCDEIMTLLLENLSNPSIHRSVKPQILSVFGDMALSIGADFKKYLTIVLQMLTHATQVQVDPTDYDMIDYLNELRESVLEAYTGIVQGLKGVDKSPNDDVNLLQPHVVFIVNYIISIAKDTELSDGNIAIASGLLGDMCSAFGPDLLPLVEDTQIQQLLNDGKNSRTTRTKTLANWALKEIKKLKQPANDASWRHK encoded by the exons ATGCAAATCGTGCAAGTACTCGAGAAAACTATATCACCAG ATAAGGATGAGCTGCTTGCGGCAAAGAATTTCCTTGAGCAGGCGGCAGCATCCAATCTGCCCAACTTCCTTCGAGCGTTGTCCGAGGTGCTGGTGTTTCCTGGGAATTCGCCGGTGGCTCGAATGGCCGCCGGTTTGCAATTAAAGAATCAACTTACCAGCAAAGATGTCGGCGTTAAGTATCAATCCCAGGAGCGATGGTTATCATTTCCGGAAGATATGCGAGAATACGTGAAAAAGAAT ATCGTCGCTTCTCTGGGTACCGAAAGCACGCGACCTTCGTCAGCGGCACAATGTGTTGCCTACGTTGCCGTTGCTGAGCTCCCAGTTGGTCAGTGGCCGAATTTGATGCAGAAGTTGGTGGATAATGTGGTTAACGACAAATCTACTGAAATGGAACGGGAAGCCACTCTGGAAGCCATTGGTTATATTTGTCAAGACATCAATTCGGAAATTCTTGAACACCAATCGAATCAGATTTTAACGGCCATAATTCATGGAATGCGTAAATCAGAACCTTCCAATCATGTCCGATTAGCGGCTACTAATGCTCTGCTAAACTCCCTTGAGTTCACTAAAGCTAACTTTGAAGAAGCGGCAGAGAGAAACTATATCATGGAAGTTGTGTGTGAAGCGACTCAAAGTACCGATACCCAAATCTGTGTGGCCgctcttcaatgcctggtgaaAATTCTTACACTTTATTACCAACATATGGAAGCATACATGGCTCAGGCTTTGTTTCCCATCACACTTGAAGCAATGAAAAGCGACAATGAACAGATAGCTCTACAAGGCATAGAGTTCTGGTCCAATGTTAGCGATGAGGAAATCGATCTGGCGATCGAAGCACAGGAAGCAATGGAAGCAGGACGGCCTCCAAATCGTGTGTCACGGCACTACGCCCGAGGGGCGCTCCAATACCTAGCTCCAGTATTGATGGAGAAATTGACACGACAAGAAGAGTTCGATGACGAAGATGATTGGAACCCGTCGAAGTCTGCTGGAGTGTGTCTGATGCTTTTGGCCACTTGCTGTGAAGATGAGATTGTTCCGCATGTCCTTCCCTTTGTTAACAACAACATAAAGTCAACGAACTGGCGTTTCCGGGATGCCGCGTTGATGGTGTTTGGCTCAATTCTGAGTGGTTTGGAGGTTAACACGCTTAAACCGCTTGTGGAACAAGCTATGCCCACTTTAATTGAGCTGATGTACGACCAAAGTGTAATTGTAAGGGATACTTGTGCGTGGACTTTTGGACGAATTTGTGAG GTCATTCCCGAAGCTGCCATCAATGAACAGTATTTGGAACCTTTGCTTAAAGCTCTGCTTAACGGGTTGAAGGCAGAACCACGTGTTGCTACGAACGTTTGTTGGGCCTTTACCGGTCTGTCAGAAGCAGCATACGACGCTGCAAATGTCGATGAAGATCCCCCACAGACTTACTGTCTGTCGCATTATTTCGATTTCATTATCAACAGCCTGTTGGAAACGACAGATCGCCCGGATGGAGCTCAGGCAAACTTACGTTCTTCCGCTTACGAAGCTTTGATGGAAATGATCAAGAACTCACCGCAAGATTGTTATGTTTCGGTACAGAAAACGACAATGGTAATTTTAGAACGGCTTAACCAAGTCCTGCAGATGGAATCACACATTTCCACTCATAACGATCGCCATCAGTTCAACGATTTACAGTCACTTCTTTGCGCCACGCTTCAATCAGTTTTGCGCAAGGTTGACGCGAAAGACGCTCCTCAGATATCTGATGCCATTATGACGGCTCTATTGACCATGTTCAGCTCAAGTTCCGGCAAAGTTGGTGGTGTTCAGGAAGATGCACTGATGGCAGTATCAACACTGGTTGATCTACTTGGAGAACAATTCATCAAATACATGGATGCCTTCAGAGAGTATCTGTACATGGGCTTAAAGAACCACCAAGAGTACCAGGTTTGCTGCACTGCAGTTGGTCTTGCCGGGGACATTTGTCGaggtttgaaaaacaaaatccTCCCGTACTGTGACGAAATCATGACCCTACTACTGGAGAACCTCAGTAACCCTTCGATCCATCGGAGCGTCAAACCACAAATCCTATCTGTGTTTGGTGATATGGCCTTGAGCATTGGCGCCGACTTCAAGAAATATTTAACCATTGTGCTGCAAATGTTGACACATGCGACACAAGTACAGGTTGATCCGACCGATTACGACATGATTGATTATCTTAACGAGCTGCGTGAAAGCGTCCTTGAAGCCTACACTGGAATCGTGCAGGGACTGAAGGGTGTCGATAAAAGCCCAAATGACGATGTCAACCTTCTGCAGCCGCATGTGGTCTTCATCGTAAACTACATTATCTCAATAGCGAAGGACACGGAGCTGTCGGATGGAAACATTGCCATCGCGTCCGGTTTGCTCGGAGATATGTGCTCTGCCTTTGGGCCTGATTTGTTGCCACTAGTGGAAGATACTCAAATCCAGCAGCTACTGAACGATGGGAAGAATTCGCGCACCACCCGTACCAAAACGCTGGCCAATTGGGCTCTgaaggaaataaaaaaactgaAACAACCGGCGAACGATGCGAGTTG GCGACATAAATGA
- the LOC131682535 gene encoding importin subunit beta isoform X1, which yields MQIVQVLEKTISPDKDELLAAKNFLEQAAASNLPNFLRALSEVLVFPGNSPVARMAAGLQLKNQLTSKDVGVKYQSQERWLSFPEDMREYVKKNIVASLGTESTRPSSAAQCVAYVAVAELPVGQWPNLMQKLVDNVVNDKSTEMEREATLEAIGYICQDINSEILEHQSNQILTAIIHGMRKSEPSNHVRLAATNALLNSLEFTKANFEEAAERNYIMEVVCEATQSTDTQICVAALQCLVKILTLYYQHMEAYMAQALFPITLEAMKSDNEQIALQGIEFWSNVSDEEIDLAIEAQEAMEAGRPPNRVSRHYARGALQYLAPVLMEKLTRQEEFDDEDDWNPSKSAGVCLMLLATCCEDEIVPHVLPFVNNNIKSTNWRFRDAALMVFGSILSGLEVNTLKPLVEQAMPTLIELMYDQSVIVRDTCAWTFGRICEVIPEAAINEQYLEPLLKALLNGLKAEPRVATNVCWAFTGLSEAAYDAANVDEDPPQTYCLSHYFDFIINSLLETTDRPDGAQANLRSSAYEALMEMIKNSPQDCYVSVQKTTMVILERLNQVLQMESHISTHNDRHQFNDLQSLLCATLQSVLRKVDAKDAPQISDAIMTALLTMFSSSSGKVGGVQEDALMAVSTLVDLLGEQFIKYMDAFREYLYMGLKNHQEYQVCCTAVGLAGDICRGLKNKILPYCDEIMTLLLENLSNPSIHRSVKPQILSVFGDMALSIGADFKKYLTIVLQMLTHATQVQVDPTDYDMIDYLNELRESVLEAYTGIVQGLKGVDKSPNDDVNLLQPHVVFIVNYIISIAKDTELSDGNIAIASGLLGDMCSAFGPDLLPLVEDTQIQQLLNDGKNSRTTRTKTLANWALKEIKKLKQPANDASCINGNTLNYTAANGTTSTVPAM from the exons ATGCAAATCGTGCAAGTACTCGAGAAAACTATATCACCAG ATAAGGATGAGCTGCTTGCGGCAAAGAATTTCCTTGAGCAGGCGGCAGCATCCAATCTGCCCAACTTCCTTCGAGCGTTGTCCGAGGTGCTGGTGTTTCCTGGGAATTCGCCGGTGGCTCGAATGGCCGCCGGTTTGCAATTAAAGAATCAACTTACCAGCAAAGATGTCGGCGTTAAGTATCAATCCCAGGAGCGATGGTTATCATTTCCGGAAGATATGCGAGAATACGTGAAAAAGAAT ATCGTCGCTTCTCTGGGTACCGAAAGCACGCGACCTTCGTCAGCGGCACAATGTGTTGCCTACGTTGCCGTTGCTGAGCTCCCAGTTGGTCAGTGGCCGAATTTGATGCAGAAGTTGGTGGATAATGTGGTTAACGACAAATCTACTGAAATGGAACGGGAAGCCACTCTGGAAGCCATTGGTTATATTTGTCAAGACATCAATTCGGAAATTCTTGAACACCAATCGAATCAGATTTTAACGGCCATAATTCATGGAATGCGTAAATCAGAACCTTCCAATCATGTCCGATTAGCGGCTACTAATGCTCTGCTAAACTCCCTTGAGTTCACTAAAGCTAACTTTGAAGAAGCGGCAGAGAGAAACTATATCATGGAAGTTGTGTGTGAAGCGACTCAAAGTACCGATACCCAAATCTGTGTGGCCgctcttcaatgcctggtgaaAATTCTTACACTTTATTACCAACATATGGAAGCATACATGGCTCAGGCTTTGTTTCCCATCACACTTGAAGCAATGAAAAGCGACAATGAACAGATAGCTCTACAAGGCATAGAGTTCTGGTCCAATGTTAGCGATGAGGAAATCGATCTGGCGATCGAAGCACAGGAAGCAATGGAAGCAGGACGGCCTCCAAATCGTGTGTCACGGCACTACGCCCGAGGGGCGCTCCAATACCTAGCTCCAGTATTGATGGAGAAATTGACACGACAAGAAGAGTTCGATGACGAAGATGATTGGAACCCGTCGAAGTCTGCTGGAGTGTGTCTGATGCTTTTGGCCACTTGCTGTGAAGATGAGATTGTTCCGCATGTCCTTCCCTTTGTTAACAACAACATAAAGTCAACGAACTGGCGTTTCCGGGATGCCGCGTTGATGGTGTTTGGCTCAATTCTGAGTGGTTTGGAGGTTAACACGCTTAAACCGCTTGTGGAACAAGCTATGCCCACTTTAATTGAGCTGATGTACGACCAAAGTGTAATTGTAAGGGATACTTGTGCGTGGACTTTTGGACGAATTTGTGAG GTCATTCCCGAAGCTGCCATCAATGAACAGTATTTGGAACCTTTGCTTAAAGCTCTGCTTAACGGGTTGAAGGCAGAACCACGTGTTGCTACGAACGTTTGTTGGGCCTTTACCGGTCTGTCAGAAGCAGCATACGACGCTGCAAATGTCGATGAAGATCCCCCACAGACTTACTGTCTGTCGCATTATTTCGATTTCATTATCAACAGCCTGTTGGAAACGACAGATCGCCCGGATGGAGCTCAGGCAAACTTACGTTCTTCCGCTTACGAAGCTTTGATGGAAATGATCAAGAACTCACCGCAAGATTGTTATGTTTCGGTACAGAAAACGACAATGGTAATTTTAGAACGGCTTAACCAAGTCCTGCAGATGGAATCACACATTTCCACTCATAACGATCGCCATCAGTTCAACGATTTACAGTCACTTCTTTGCGCCACGCTTCAATCAGTTTTGCGCAAGGTTGACGCGAAAGACGCTCCTCAGATATCTGATGCCATTATGACGGCTCTATTGACCATGTTCAGCTCAAGTTCCGGCAAAGTTGGTGGTGTTCAGGAAGATGCACTGATGGCAGTATCAACACTGGTTGATCTACTTGGAGAACAATTCATCAAATACATGGATGCCTTCAGAGAGTATCTGTACATGGGCTTAAAGAACCACCAAGAGTACCAGGTTTGCTGCACTGCAGTTGGTCTTGCCGGGGACATTTGTCGaggtttgaaaaacaaaatccTCCCGTACTGTGACGAAATCATGACCCTACTACTGGAGAACCTCAGTAACCCTTCGATCCATCGGAGCGTCAAACCACAAATCCTATCTGTGTTTGGTGATATGGCCTTGAGCATTGGCGCCGACTTCAAGAAATATTTAACCATTGTGCTGCAAATGTTGACACATGCGACACAAGTACAGGTTGATCCGACCGATTACGACATGATTGATTATCTTAACGAGCTGCGTGAAAGCGTCCTTGAAGCCTACACTGGAATCGTGCAGGGACTGAAGGGTGTCGATAAAAGCCCAAATGACGATGTCAACCTTCTGCAGCCGCATGTGGTCTTCATCGTAAACTACATTATCTCAATAGCGAAGGACACGGAGCTGTCGGATGGAAACATTGCCATCGCGTCCGGTTTGCTCGGAGATATGTGCTCTGCCTTTGGGCCTGATTTGTTGCCACTAGTGGAAGATACTCAAATCCAGCAGCTACTGAACGATGGGAAGAATTCGCGCACCACCCGTACCAAAACGCTGGCCAATTGGGCTCTgaaggaaataaaaaaactgaAACAACCGGCGAACGATGCGAGTTG CATTAATGGCAACACGCTCAACTACACAGCAGCCAATGGCACCACCAGCACAGTTCCAGCAATGTAA
- the LOC131682535 gene encoding importin subunit beta isoform X3, translating to MQIVQVLEKTISPDKDELLAAKNFLEQAAASNLPNFLRALSEVLVFPGNSPVARMAAGLQLKNQLTSKDVGVKYQSQERWLSFPEDMREYVKKNIVASLGTESTRPSSAAQCVAYVAVAELPVGQWPNLMQKLVDNVVNDKSTEMEREATLEAIGYICQDINSEILEHQSNQILTAIIHGMRKSEPSNHVRLAATNALLNSLEFTKANFEEAAERNYIMEVVCEATQSTDTQICVAALQCLVKILTLYYQHMEAYMAQALFPITLEAMKSDNEQIALQGIEFWSNVSDEEIDLAIEAQEAMEAGRPPNRVSRHYARGALQYLAPVLMEKLTRQEEFDDEDDWNPSKSAGVCLMLLATCCEDEIVPHVLPFVNNNIKSTNWRFRDAALMVFGSILSGLEVNTLKPLVEQAMPTLIELMYDQSVIVRDTCAWTFGRICEVIPEAAINEQYLEPLLKALLNGLKAEPRVATNVCWAFTGLSEAAYDAANVDEDPPQTYCLSHYFDFIINSLLETTDRPDGAQANLRSSAYEALMEMIKNSPQDCYVSVQKTTMVILERLNQVLQMESHISTHNDRHQFNDLQSLLCATLQSVLRKVDAKDAPQISDAIMTALLTMFSSSSGKVGGVQEDALMAVSTLVDLLGEQFIKYMDAFREYLYMGLKNHQEYQVCCTAVGLAGDICRGLKNKILPYCDEIMTLLLENLSNPSIHRSVKPQILSVFGDMALSIGADFKKYLTIVLQMLTHATQVQVDPTDYDMIDYLNELRESVLEAYTGIVQGLKGVDKSPNDDVNLLQPHVVFIVNYIISIAKDTELSDGNIAIASGLLGDMCSAFGPDLLPLVEDTQIQQLLNDGKNSRTTRTKTLANWALKEIKKLKQPANDAS from the exons ATGCAAATCGTGCAAGTACTCGAGAAAACTATATCACCAG ATAAGGATGAGCTGCTTGCGGCAAAGAATTTCCTTGAGCAGGCGGCAGCATCCAATCTGCCCAACTTCCTTCGAGCGTTGTCCGAGGTGCTGGTGTTTCCTGGGAATTCGCCGGTGGCTCGAATGGCCGCCGGTTTGCAATTAAAGAATCAACTTACCAGCAAAGATGTCGGCGTTAAGTATCAATCCCAGGAGCGATGGTTATCATTTCCGGAAGATATGCGAGAATACGTGAAAAAGAAT ATCGTCGCTTCTCTGGGTACCGAAAGCACGCGACCTTCGTCAGCGGCACAATGTGTTGCCTACGTTGCCGTTGCTGAGCTCCCAGTTGGTCAGTGGCCGAATTTGATGCAGAAGTTGGTGGATAATGTGGTTAACGACAAATCTACTGAAATGGAACGGGAAGCCACTCTGGAAGCCATTGGTTATATTTGTCAAGACATCAATTCGGAAATTCTTGAACACCAATCGAATCAGATTTTAACGGCCATAATTCATGGAATGCGTAAATCAGAACCTTCCAATCATGTCCGATTAGCGGCTACTAATGCTCTGCTAAACTCCCTTGAGTTCACTAAAGCTAACTTTGAAGAAGCGGCAGAGAGAAACTATATCATGGAAGTTGTGTGTGAAGCGACTCAAAGTACCGATACCCAAATCTGTGTGGCCgctcttcaatgcctggtgaaAATTCTTACACTTTATTACCAACATATGGAAGCATACATGGCTCAGGCTTTGTTTCCCATCACACTTGAAGCAATGAAAAGCGACAATGAACAGATAGCTCTACAAGGCATAGAGTTCTGGTCCAATGTTAGCGATGAGGAAATCGATCTGGCGATCGAAGCACAGGAAGCAATGGAAGCAGGACGGCCTCCAAATCGTGTGTCACGGCACTACGCCCGAGGGGCGCTCCAATACCTAGCTCCAGTATTGATGGAGAAATTGACACGACAAGAAGAGTTCGATGACGAAGATGATTGGAACCCGTCGAAGTCTGCTGGAGTGTGTCTGATGCTTTTGGCCACTTGCTGTGAAGATGAGATTGTTCCGCATGTCCTTCCCTTTGTTAACAACAACATAAAGTCAACGAACTGGCGTTTCCGGGATGCCGCGTTGATGGTGTTTGGCTCAATTCTGAGTGGTTTGGAGGTTAACACGCTTAAACCGCTTGTGGAACAAGCTATGCCCACTTTAATTGAGCTGATGTACGACCAAAGTGTAATTGTAAGGGATACTTGTGCGTGGACTTTTGGACGAATTTGTGAG GTCATTCCCGAAGCTGCCATCAATGAACAGTATTTGGAACCTTTGCTTAAAGCTCTGCTTAACGGGTTGAAGGCAGAACCACGTGTTGCTACGAACGTTTGTTGGGCCTTTACCGGTCTGTCAGAAGCAGCATACGACGCTGCAAATGTCGATGAAGATCCCCCACAGACTTACTGTCTGTCGCATTATTTCGATTTCATTATCAACAGCCTGTTGGAAACGACAGATCGCCCGGATGGAGCTCAGGCAAACTTACGTTCTTCCGCTTACGAAGCTTTGATGGAAATGATCAAGAACTCACCGCAAGATTGTTATGTTTCGGTACAGAAAACGACAATGGTAATTTTAGAACGGCTTAACCAAGTCCTGCAGATGGAATCACACATTTCCACTCATAACGATCGCCATCAGTTCAACGATTTACAGTCACTTCTTTGCGCCACGCTTCAATCAGTTTTGCGCAAGGTTGACGCGAAAGACGCTCCTCAGATATCTGATGCCATTATGACGGCTCTATTGACCATGTTCAGCTCAAGTTCCGGCAAAGTTGGTGGTGTTCAGGAAGATGCACTGATGGCAGTATCAACACTGGTTGATCTACTTGGAGAACAATTCATCAAATACATGGATGCCTTCAGAGAGTATCTGTACATGGGCTTAAAGAACCACCAAGAGTACCAGGTTTGCTGCACTGCAGTTGGTCTTGCCGGGGACATTTGTCGaggtttgaaaaacaaaatccTCCCGTACTGTGACGAAATCATGACCCTACTACTGGAGAACCTCAGTAACCCTTCGATCCATCGGAGCGTCAAACCACAAATCCTATCTGTGTTTGGTGATATGGCCTTGAGCATTGGCGCCGACTTCAAGAAATATTTAACCATTGTGCTGCAAATGTTGACACATGCGACACAAGTACAGGTTGATCCGACCGATTACGACATGATTGATTATCTTAACGAGCTGCGTGAAAGCGTCCTTGAAGCCTACACTGGAATCGTGCAGGGACTGAAGGGTGTCGATAAAAGCCCAAATGACGATGTCAACCTTCTGCAGCCGCATGTGGTCTTCATCGTAAACTACATTATCTCAATAGCGAAGGACACGGAGCTGTCGGATGGAAACATTGCCATCGCGTCCGGTTTGCTCGGAGATATGTGCTCTGCCTTTGGGCCTGATTTGTTGCCACTAGTGGAAGATACTCAAATCCAGCAGCTACTGAACGATGGGAAGAATTCGCGCACCACCCGTACCAAAACGCTGGCCAATTGGGCTCTgaaggaaataaaaaaactgaAACAACCGGCGAACGATGCGAGTTG A